In Colletotrichum destructivum chromosome 1, complete sequence, the sequence CAGCTTGTAGTCGGTGCTGATGGAGCGTGGAGCAAGGTCCGACCTCTGGTAGGTAATGTTCCGCCCTGTGATTGCACGGGATTCAACTGAGCAGTTATTCGGCTTACTGACGTATTGCTCCAGCTTACGTCCGCAAAGCCCGAGTACTCGGGCAAATTGTTCATTGAGGGCCGTATTACGCACGGCAATCCAAGCTATGCAGCCGCCGTGGAACTTGTAGGGCCCGGAAACATGGGGGCATGGGGTCACGGCCGAGCACTCATGGTTCAACAAGTCGCCGACCGGTCATATCGAGTTTACATGGGCTTGGAGGGCCCCGAGAATTTGACGAGCACGGTGCTCGACATGGCCGATACCGAGGCCACTAGGCATAAGTTGCTATCTTTGCCAGAGTTCTTCAGCAACCATGCTCCCGAGCTGCTACAGTTCATCGCAGAAGCCGAGGGACCGTTCCGTCCGTGGCCACTTCATCGCATGCCCGTCTCCTCTCTGAACTGGGCCCACGTTCCCGGAGTCACGCTTCTTGGTGATGCTGCGCATGTCTCAACGCCGTTTGTGGGCGAAGGGGTCAATCTGGCCATGCACGATGCCCTCCGACTTGCAAACAGCATCGAAAAGTATTGCCGTGATTCGGAGGGCAAAATGCATCTTGGTTTTGTCCAGCTTGAGAAAGCTCTTGTGGAGTACGAAACAGACATGTTATTGCGTGCCCAGGACTACATCAGTCGTTGTATTTTCATGGAATCGTTGTTTTTCGCTGATGATGCTGCCCAGCAGCTCATTGACTTGTTCACGGATGCTGTGGAGAAACAGCAGGAGCAGCTGCTTGTTGGAGAAAAATGAGTGCGTGGATCGCTCCGATCGGCCGGCCAGTTTGATAATGTTGATGCATCGATGTGTTAAACGACGAAGTTGAAAGAGTACATCAGACTCGTAGAATAGTAGGAGAGACTGTTCAAAACTTCCACGAGTTATGATCTCTGTTTTGCATTCTCGCAACAGTTCtcgtttcgtttcgtttcgttcCAAGACCGTGCTTTCTACTTATACAACATGTAATAGAGGCCGACATGCTGGAATTTCGAATCTTCGCATGCTCACCAGCTAGTCCGTAAGGCTAGGCTTGAAAACAACTGGCTATAACTTGGAACATAGTCTGGCCTCGGTCAAAGTTCCCTGTCTTCCTATCAACGCCGCTCTGAAGGTATGCGTATCATGCACCCTCCGGATTCTGTATCTAAACCCTCATCTTGTTCAAAGCGAAATCATCGTGTTCCTTCTCGGATGTGAAGAACAGCTTTTCGTACCATCCTCTGGTACCCAACGACTGAAGCTTCTGTCCATACGGCGCGCATGAGCCGAAGTCTAGAAGAACAGGTAGCCCGTCCTCTCCGATCATGATGTTGTCCGGGTTGATATCGTTGTGTGCGAGGCCCAGTGAGTGAATGAATGCCACTGCCGAAACCAGAGCTTCCAAAAATCGTGCCTTGTCTAGGTGCTGAAAAGCTGGCTGATTGATGTattgagagagagtgtgtaGTCGTACTGCTTCAGGACGATGCAGGTGATGCGGCCACGCTCCATCTGACAACCGTAGTGCTTGACAATGTTCGGGTGCGGGGTCTTGGATATCTTTTCCAGTATCAAAGTCTCATCAAGGACAGCTCTCGGTACGTACGGCGTACCCTTCATCGTTTCGTAGCAATTGAGGCTGGGCCGCTTGATGTACACTGGGCAATCCATGCTGTCCGGCGCAGTGGTGAGCTCGATGTCTGTTGGGATCTCTCTCGGGGTCTATTTCCTCCTCGGGGACTCGTTCCAGCGCGTCACAATACTCGTCCAGAGTCAGCTCCCTCTTGTTCTTGGAGCTCTGGCCGAATCCCAACTCGGCTTCGTCTGTGATATGGTAAAAAGTGACATATTTGGGTGCATTCGTCTCGCTGTCCCAGGCTTCGATGACGGTAAGATCTTGGAGGGACGTTGACTTTGCTGCCGGGGCGCTTTGATTGTCTGTTCCAGATGGACAGAATGGCATTTGGTTTAATAGTACGAGAGTCAAATGACTTGACGGTTGGATGACAATAGTTAACAATAGTGAGTATTGGTCTGGTGCTCTTAGTGATTGACACGAGTTTGTCTTTATTAAACCATGAagaggggggcggcggcggcagcgaagAGGGGGTTTTGTATTTTGATTCAAGGCAGCCTGACCACGGCCTACGCTAATGCAAGAATTCGGTAACAGCAGGGTTGCCTCGTCGTTACACAAGAATCATCACCCTGTATCTGCAACTCCTGGTTTGCCGTCTGCAGACAGTGAGATGGGACTTCTTTTTTAAAATGAAATAAAAAGATAAAGGAGGGAAGCTGGAAGACACCCCTCAAGAAGCCAATATGACAAGGATGGTGATTTAGATGGCTAAGAATCCAGCAGGAATACACTCATCAGACAGGTTGGAGGATGAATGGAAATGAACAGATGAGCTTGCTACGCTAACACGCTTTAAAAAACTGATGTGATGGAGGCTGCGTTCCTCGCCAAGAATCTTCTAGGCTTCTGTCCCATCCTACAGCGAATAATCATCTCACCTCCGCCGGCGATGCCCGAAGAGCATCGCGAAGAAAGCCACCACTCTATAAACACTACCGATGCCCACCAAAACGCCCATGTTGCGCCATACCCAGTCCAAGTGGAAGCCAGAACCCCGTGCAGCCGATTCGACGTTGTAAAGATACCCAAAAGGCGAAACGAGCTGGCCAAAGTAGATCTCTGCGAGCCAGGTGCCCGGCGAAGCACGCCAGAGCCACTCCATATGCCAGTCCTTAACCTGGGCCAGCGGAGGGGCGGCACCGGacaggatggcgacgatgaggctGATCATGGTCGCGAACAGCGGGGCGTCCTCCCGGCGGACGACCATGCTGATGATGCTCGCCAGGCCGTAGATGCAGTAGAAGTAGAGGAAGTTGACGAGAAACGCGAGGCCCCAGTTGATGATGGGCACCGTCAGGATGAAGAGCAACGTCGTGAAGTGCAGGCAGGCGAACAGCATCCGCGGCAGCACGGCGAGCACCTTGGCGAGGAAGTACGCCAGGCGAGAGTGtccggcctcggcttccCTCCGCTGCAtgagcagctcctcggagAAGGACTTGACGCCGGGGGCGCccgcgacgaggccgatggcgatggcaaCGAGGAGCGCCAGCTCGGGGGCGGATTTGAAATCGACGGCGGTCGAGAGGATGGAGTAGGGGTCGTTGAAGgtgccgacgaagaggatgccCTTCTTGGAGTGCTcggccaggccgaggaggaagccagcgagggcggccagcCCCATCTCGGCCAGGAAGGCGGCCTTGGTGCGCCACTGCTGGAGCATGGCCCGGCGCAGGCAGAGCCACGTCTGTTTCCAGAGCGGCGCGCCGCGATGCTTGATGGCGGCGTACATGCCCGTGTTGCTCATGATGGACGAGGCCGGGCGCTCTTTGTTCGCCGTGGCCAGGCGGTGGCTCGACCAGTTGGCGATGAGGGAGTCGGTGGAGATGTCGCCGATCCGCTTGTAGTCGCGGCCGTTGCCCGTGATGATGTCCgtgacgacgtcgccgtggTTGCTGTGCGCCGGGAAGCCGAAGCCCATGCCCTCAAAGTAGTCCTGGACCTGGCGCTGGGGCCCCTCGTAGATGGTCTGTCCGTTGCCCAGGAGGATGAGGttgtcgaagaggtcgaAGATCTCGGTGCGCGGCtggtggatgatgacgatgacggtgatGCCCAGGCGGGCGACGGCCTTCAGCGTGCTcatcatggacgacgccgcggtggcgtcgaggccgctggttggctcgtcgaggaagatggcCATCGGCGCGGCCGCGAGCTCCATGCCGATGCTCACGCGCTTGCGCTGGCCGCCGCTGATGACGGGCCTCGCAACCGAGCCCACCAACGAGTTGCGCACGTGGGACAGTTCCAGACAGTCAATGACCGACTCGACATGGGACTCGATGTCGGCCCTGGACCAGGTCTGGGGcagccggatcttggcgcAGTGGACAATGTTCTCGTAGACGGTGAGCTCGGGCAGGACGATGTCGTCTTGGGGAACGTAGCCGATGACCTTTTTGTACCGCTTCAGCTTGTCCGGGCTGctgttgacggcgacggtgcccCCCGTGTTCTTCGTCTTGCCCATGAGCACGTTGACGAAGGTCGACTTCCCGGCCCCGGAGCCGCCCATGACGGCCGTGAGGGTCCCGCGGTCGATGGAGCCCGTCACGTTCTGGAGGATCTTCTTGGAGCTCTTCTTGGGCTGGAAGCTGAGGTCGGCGTAGCTGAAGGACAGGCCAAAGTTTGTGACGTCCGTCGCCCTGCGCATCGACGAGACAAAGGCCATGAGCTGCGGGTTGAGCTGCTCGCTCGTCGGCCGCGCGTTGACCGAGGACTGGGAGTTTCCGAGGTCAAGGGCGGCCAGGAACCCGCCGCCGTACGAGTCGGTGCGTCTCGGGGTGTAAGTCGCGCTCGTGGGGAGCATCTCCCGGTCGGTGTCGTCCGAGATGGCGCGATAGCCGGTGACCTGGGCCCTGACGCTGCTCATGCCGCGGTGCGCCAGGGGCGGCCTcgcgggcgccgccgccgccttgttGGCCTGTCGGTCCTGGAAGCGCCGGCGGACCTTGTAGACGATCATGCCCATGACCAAcaggacgtcgacgatgatCAGGATGATTAAAGGGATGAGGAAGAGTTCGTACGAGGAGCCTTCCGGGCACCGGCTGCCGGTCAAGCACGGCGTCGGAGTCGCCGCGCCGGGCTGGCAGTATGAGCCGGCCGGGCATACGCGAGAGACCTTTCCGTTCTCCTCGGTCGGGCAGTAATGGCCGGCTTGACAGATGACCGGTTCGAAAGGGCCCATGCCGATGTTTTTGCCTTCAAAAGTGCACGTGAAACCGGCCAGTCTAGCTTGCTGACAGTTACCCAGTGGCGGACAGTATTGGGGCAGCGAGTTGACGGTGTTGTTTTCGCCTGTTGATGTTAGCAAAGGTTTTGATTTATAACGCCCCcccctcatcccccccctgAGATCATCACAAACAACTTACACAAGAACCCAGGTCTGCATCCATCATCTTGCCAGCTCTGCAAAGGCTGGATCTCAATCGGCACGGCTCCCACTCGAAGACACGGAGCGCCACTCAGCGGGTACTGGCCGGCGTTGATCTGCTGCGCGGCCTCGTAGAACGAAGTCGAATACCTCGTGTTGTTCGTACCGGTGCAAGCGCTGTCCTCCACGGAGAGCCCGGCGTCGCCCGGCGAGTCCCGCAAGGCGCCGGACAGCCATCTCATTGGGTTTTCGGTATCTGGCGGGTTCGAACCGTCGTACACGGGCCCGTCGGCATTGCCGACTCCGTTCAGCGTCTTAAACCATCTCCCGTTCCGGACCGTGTACACGCCGACGCTCTGGTCTCCAACGCAGTGCCAGGCCGGTTCTGGagcgccgcccgccggcgtGACCTGGAGCGCGCAGAGACATCCGGCCGTGTCAAGGAAACTGGGCCCTCGAGGGTTCTCCTGTGGGTAGAACGGGTCTTGAGGCAAGTTGTCGAGGTTGAGACCAAAGGTTTGACGGCTCATCTTGAAGGTCTTGACGAACCTCTCGTCGCTGGTTTGACTTTGTCACTTTGCGCTTTCGCTTTCACTTTTACTCACGTCTCTCCTACATCCCTTTCACGTCCGCGGGACgcaggaggagggcaaaCAGTACTTAAACAAGTCCACCTTTCAACGAAGCGGGCCCCTCTTGGCAGGGCAGACAACTGGACGAAGAGAATGTTTGTGTTTCGACCCAAGACTTTTCTGTGACCGCTCGATGTGAGAATTTAGCGTCATCCTTCCAACATCCAAGCCCACACGGTCATGGCTCAGAGAAAACAAATGTACTTGATATTGCCCAGCAGGGAAATGCTGGGGTGAGACCACGAGGCGAAGCTCAGCACCAAAAGCTGACGCCCCACGTACGACAGCCGCGCCCTGGGCTGCTAGGCAGATGGGGAAACATGATTGAGACACTCCGTCATGGTGTCTTGGACGGCTGGAGATCCGTACATTGGCGGCCCGCAGTATCGGGCGAGAG encodes:
- a CDS encoding Putative protein kinase; amino-acid sequence: MPFCPSGTDNQSAPAAKSTSLQDLTVIEAWDSETNAPKYVTFYHITDEAELGFGQSSKNKRELTLDEYYIELTTAPDSMDCPVYIKRPSLNCYETMKGTPYVPRAVLDETLILEKISKTPHPNIVKHYVRLHTLSQYINQPAFQHLDKARFLEALVSAVAFIHSLGLAHNDINPDNIMIGEDGLPVLLDFGSCAPYGQKLQSLGTRGWYEKLFFTSEKEHDDFALNKMRV
- a CDS encoding Putative AAA+ ATPase domain, ABC-2 type transporter, transmembrane domain, ABC transporter produces the protein MSRQTFGLNLDNLPQDPFYPQENPRGPSFLDTAGCLCALQVTPAGGAPEPAWHCVGDQSVGVYTVRNGRWFKTLNGVGNADGPVYDGSNPPDTENPMRWLSGALRDSPGDAGLSVEDSACTGTNNTRYSTSFYEAAQQINAGQYPLSGAPCLRVGAVPIEIQPLQSWQDDGCRPGFLCENNTVNSLPQYCPPLGNCQQARLAGFTCTFEGKNIGMGPFEPVICQAGHYCPTEENGKVSRVCPAGSYCQPGAATPTPCLTGSRCPEGSSYELFLIPLIILIIVDVLLVMGMIVYKVRRRFQDRQANKAAAAPARPPLAHRGMSSVRAQVTGYRAISDDTDREMLPTSATYTPRRTDSYGGGFLAALDLGNSQSSVNARPTSEQLNPQLMAFVSSMRRATDVTNFGLSFSYADLSFQPKKSSKKILQNVTGSIDRGTLTAVMGGSGAGKSTFVNVLMGKTKNTGGTVAVNSSPDKLKRYKKVIGYVPQDDIVLPELTVYENIVHCAKIRLPQTWSRADIESHVESVIDCLELSHVRNSLVGSVARPVISGGQRKRVSIGMELAAAPMAIFLDEPTSGLDATAASSMMSTLKAVARLGITVIVIIHQPRTEIFDLFDNLILLGNGQTIYEGPQRQVQDYFEGMGFGFPAHSNHGDVVTDIITGNGRDYKRIGDISTDSLIANWSSHRLATANKERPASSIMSNTGMYAAIKHRGAPLWKQTWLCLRRAMLQQWRTKAAFLAEMGLAALAGFLLGLAEHSKKGILFVGTFNDPYSILSTAVDFKSAPELALLVAIAIGLVAGAPGVKSFSEELLMQRREAEAGHSRLAYFLAKVLAVLPRMLFACLHFTTLLFILTVPIINWGLAFLVNFLYFYCIYGLASIISMVVRREDAPLFATMISLIVAILSGAAPPLAQVKDWHMEWLWRASPGTWLAEIYFGQLVSPFGYLYNVESAARGSGFHLDWVWRNMGVLVGIGSVYRVVAFFAMLFGHRRRR
- a CDS encoding Putative FAD-binding domain, FAD/NAD(P)-binding domain superfamily — encoded protein: MATTQVRSTKASIAIIGAGPCGLTFARLLEQNNIDYVVFERDANSTPTPLYQGGTLDLHAKSGQQAIKRAGLFEEFKKLARWDATRLVIQNPECTLKKSFGEERDAPEIDRFQLRQLLLDSIPSHRVRWGHGVQSIERDPNSGPEAPLWVVNFNNSTCASGFQLVVGADGAWSKVRPLLTSAKPEYSGKLFIEGRITHGNPSYAAAVELVGPGNMGAWGHGRALMVQQVADRSYRVYMGLEGPENLTSTVLDMADTEATRHKLLSLPEFFSNHAPELLQFIAEAEGPFRPWPLHRMPVSSLNWAHVPGVTLLGDAAHVSTPFVGEGVNLAMHDALRLANSIEKYCRDSEGKMHLGFVQLEKALVEYETDMLLRAQDYISRCIFMESLFFADDAAQQLIDLFTDAVEKQQEQLLVGEK